One window from the genome of Saccharomyces mikatae IFO 1815 strain IFO1815 genome assembly, chromosome: 6 encodes:
- the BBP1 gene encoding Bbp1p (similar to Saccharomyces cerevisiae BBP1 (YPL255W); ancestral locus Anc_6.291): protein MNQEDNTGGGGIFGLFKWTKDALFGTDVSPSMKYKDQAERRDRSRYAQDDTNYGMNFGNGFNRRSANRSRSNSWSGLDTTYHRKYELLPEYDENGVGSIDNNKYYGKDRVRSLRSPAPVVPREPLRNEPTDTFGHKLHTKRRPLNEFSNSQIPFIPPREDDPLISKLFQKGEASEVRKSPYKLSVNDIPGKFPSPWKKRDELDNYRARDEDVCQRNIEYKKAYFGLFAQMDLNNRDLNDLCEDVREQREQFHKNEQTYKQAYEEMRAELVNELKKSKTLFENYYSLGQKYKSLKKVLDQTISHEAELATSREQLYREEDLKIFEIQTLKQRLSDLELKYSNLQIEKDMQRDNYESEIHDLLLQLSLRENERKDTSAGSNIFSTVRYDRTPFHDSNNSYDSNSHSWDTDYLKNIDGFIER, encoded by the coding sequence ATGAATCAGGAAGATAATACAGGTGGAGGGGGCATTTTTGGTCTGTTCAAGTGGACCAAGGATGCGCTGTTTGGTACGGATGTATCACCCTCAATGAAATATAAAGATCAAGCAGAACGAAGAGACCGGTCTCGGTATGCCCAGGATGATACGAATTACGGGATGAACTTTGGAAACGGTTTCAATAGAAGGAGCGCGAATCGATCAAGGTCGAATTCTTGGTCTGGTTTGGACACAACGTACCACAGGAAGTATGAATTACTCCCTGAGTACGACGAGAATGGCGTTGGCTCAATTGATAACAACAAGTACTATGGCAAAGATAGAGTACGATCTTTGCGAAGTCCCGCGCCGGTAGTACCGAGAGAACCACTTCGTAACGAACCTACAGATACATTTGGCCACAAACTGCATACTAAAAGGAGACCTCTGAATGAGTTTTCCAATTCTCAGATACCCTTTATACCACCTCGAGAAGACGATCCTTTGATTTCCAAATTATTTCAGAAAGGTGAAGCTAGCGAAGTGAGAAAATCGCCCTATAAGCTATCGGTTAACGATATTCCAGGCAAATTTCCATCTCCTTGGAAGAAACGTGATGAATTGGACAATTACCGAGCCCGGGACGAAGACGTATGTCAGAGAAACATAGAGTATAAAAAGGCATATTTTGGACTTTTTGCGCAGATGGATTTGAATAATCGGGATTTAAATGATTTATGTGAAGATGTTAGAGAGCAGCGTGAGCAATTCCACAAGAACGAGCAAACTTATAAGCAAGCATATGAGGAAATGCGAGCAGAATTGGTAAAtgagttgaaaaaatctaagacactttttgaaaattactATTCATTGGGCCAGAAATACAAGAGTTTGAAAAAGGTTCTTGATCAAACGATTAGTCATGAAGCTGAGTTGGCCACCTCTAGAGAACAGCTATATCGGGAGGAGgatctgaaaatttttgaaatacaaACCCTGAAGCAAAGACTTTCTGATTTAGAATTGAAATACTCTAATTTGCAGATAGAAAAGGATATGCAACGAGACAATTATGAATCCGAGATACATGatttattattacaactAAGCCTCCGTGAAAacgaaagaaaagatactTCTGCTGGCTCgaacattttttcaactgtaCGATATGACAGGACTCCGTTTCACGATAGCAACAATAGTTACGACTCTAATTCGCATTCATGGGACACtgattatttgaaaaatatagaCGGATTTATAGAGCGCTGA
- the YAH1 gene encoding adrenodoxin (similar to Saccharomyces cerevisiae YAH1 (YPL252C); ancestral locus Anc_6.288): MLKFATRAVRTARISNVAPYLLRTSPSLLARTTTTRLLPFSTSSFLNHGHLKKPKPGEELKITFILKDGSQKTYEVCEGETILDIAQGHNLDMEGACGGSCACSTCHVIVDPDYYDALPEPEDDENDMLDLAYGLTETSRLGCQIKMSKDIDGIRVALPQMTRNVNNNDFS, encoded by the coding sequence ATGCTGAAATTTGCCACTCGAGCTGTACGTACAGCAAGAATATCGAATGTCGCACCATATCTCCTGCGCACGTCTCCATCTCTGCTGGCACGCACCACAACCACAAGACTTCTACCCTTCTCTACATCTTCATTCTTGAACCATGGTCATCTGAAAAAACCGAAGCCAGGCGAAGAACTGAAGATTACTTTCATCCTAAAGGATGGCTCCCAAAAGACGTACGAAGTCTGCGAGGGCGAGACCATTCTAGACATCGCTCAAGGCCACAACCTGGATATGGAAGGCGCATGCGGTGGCTCTTGTGCTTGCTCCACTTGTCACGTCATTGTCGACCCAGACTACTACGATGCCCTACCGGAGcctgaagatgatgaaaatgacatGTTGGACCTAGCTTACGGACTTACGGAGACAAGTAGGCTTGGGTGCCAGATTAAGATGTCCAAAGACATTGACGGCATTAGAGTTGCACTGCCCCAGATGACAAGAAACGTTAATAATAACGACTTCAGTTGA
- the ATG41 gene encoding Atg41p (similar to Saccharomyces cerevisiae ICY2 (YPL250C) and ICY1 (YMR195W); ancestral locus Anc_6.285), which yields MSSMESAAISRYEDEVFPLSFSNTVFEPPMLSHSPDRSSYADDFSQSYQQELLTSSLSYPIVNESECTYAKDKTSNKIITSAEDDFIFDMEFSGNAASTVAGATKESAIASNYASANSDAFANVAQQNYRLWLSSV from the coding sequence ATGTCCTCTATGGAATCTGCCGCCATCTCGCGCTACGAAGACGAGGTCTTCcctctttcattttcgaaCACTGTTTTCGAGCCCCCAATGCTGTCGCATAGTCCAGACAGATCAAGTTATGCTGATGATTTCTCCCAATCTTATCAACAGGAATTGCTAACTTCTTCGCTATCGTACCCAATTGTCAATGAGTCAGAGTGCACATACGCTAAAGATAAGACCAGTAACAAGATAATAACTAGTGCCGAagatgattttatttttgatatggAATTTAGCGGTAACGCCGCCAGCACAGTGGCTGGCGCTACTAAGGAATCTGCCATTGCTTCGAACTATGCGTCCGCAAACAGCGATGCCTTTGCCAATGTGGCACAACAGAACTATAGACTGTGGTTGTCGTCAGTATGA
- the RPL36B gene encoding 60S ribosomal protein eL36 (similar to Saccharomyces cerevisiae RPL36A (YMR194W) and RPL36B (YPL249C-A); ancestral locus Anc_6.283), whose protein sequence is MAVKTGIAIGLNKGKKVTQMTPAPKISYKKGAASNRTKFVRSLVREIAGLSPYERRLIDLIRNSGEKRARKVAKKRLGSFTRAKAKVEEMNNIIAASRRH, encoded by the exons ATGGCTGTCAAGACTG GTATCGCTATTGGTTTGAACAAGGGTAAGAAAGTCACCCAAATGACTCCAGCTCCAAAAATCTCCTACAAGAAGGGTGCTGCCTCCAACAGAACCAAGTTCGTCAGATCTTTGGTTAGAGAAATCGCCGGTTTGTCTCCATACGAAAGAAGATTGATTGATTTGATCAGAAACTCCGGTGAAAAGAGAGCCAGAAAGGTCGCCAAGAAGAGATTAGGCTCTTTCACCAGAGCCAAGGCTAAGGTCGAAGAAATGAACAACATCATTGCTGCCTCTCGTCGTCATTAA
- the HFI1 gene encoding Hfi1p (similar to Saccharomyces cerevisiae HFI1 (YPL254W); ancestral locus Anc_6.290), whose amino-acid sequence MSTIQSPPPKSLQSSYSAASPAPTNAYVKPGLIGSPAVSNHTEPNNDNNDSAEPQGSNQRIDLGAMIEELTSLLGKESWTKYAQIISLFILGKLSRKELSNELELLFSSSLTNLEKSNTHHHHSLVRLHNQLLLGIFANSLRENPLGRNGNESSWGFGNGSNNPNNRMKKTNKHNSQIEVYKKIVMSLPINDRNRLKMITKEAGKRGFIFCSVFQARLNNIPKIPIVTNPESLKRVKSNNLKTPLEWSQDIMNGFNVPLASESHSLPDTDSFYLRMVGIAREHGLVGTVDARCVDLISLALDQYLKNIIEFTIDTVRYRRKKYSDYYDLNESGLYKSVSEMAADRRDAKIKQSEDDKDENGHADKTNNSNNNNHSVTDDIGDVSMSSITKAGEGVHEELYENRTISLTNEDIYDSLSIFPNLVEPSGSYYALTNLGLVNDNELVDMKSSIDDLPDFLDEKPTFTPLDEKNVGTRHELNWLIKGILTED is encoded by the coding sequence ATGTCAACCATACAATCCCCACCACCAAAATCCCTACAGTCAAGTTATTCAGCCGCTTCACCAGCTCCCACAAATGCCTATGTGAAACCAGGTTTGATAGGTAGTCCCGCTGTTAGTAACCACACCGAGCCTAATAATGACAACAATGACAGTGCAGAACCTCAGGGATCAAACCAAAGAATTGATTTGGGTGCTATGATCGAAGAATTAACCTCACTTTTGGGGAAAGAAAGTTGGACGAAATATGCTCAAATAATCagtcttttcattttaggGAAGTTATCTAGAAAGGAACTTTCTAATGAGTTAGAACTGCTATTTTCATCAAGTCTCACGAACTTGGAGAAATCAAACACACATCATCACCATAGTTTAGTACGACTTCATAACCAACTTTTACTAGGAATATTTGCAAATTCTTTACGTGAAAACCCCCTTGGCAGGAACGGTAATGAGAGTTCCTGGGGTTTTGGTAATGGAAGCAACAATCCAAACAatagaatgaaaaaaacaaataagCATAATTCCCAAATTGAAGTTTATAAGAAGATTGTCATGTCTTTACCCATAAATGATCGAAACAGACTAAAGATGATCACAAAAGAGGCTGGCAAAAGAGGATTTATCTTCTGCTCTGTGTTTCAGGCCAGATTAAACAATATACCGAAGATCCCCATTGTGACCAATCCAGAAAGTTTGAAACGTGTTAAGAGTAATAACTTGAAAACGCCGTTAGAATGGTCACAAGATATAATGAACGGGTTCAACGTTCCTTTAGCAAGTGAAAGTCACTCTTTACCGGACACAGattcattttatttaaGAATGGTTGGTATAGCAAGAGAGCATGGGTTAGTAGGTACAGTGGATGCACGCTGCGTAGATCTTATATCACTGGCACTGGATcaatatttgaagaatataataGAGTTTACCATCGATACAGTCCGTTATAGAAGGAAAAAGTATTCAGACTATTACGATTTGAATGAAAGTGGACTTTATAAGTCAGTATCGGAGATGGCCGCCGATAGACGCGATGCCAAAATCAAGCAATCGGAAGATgacaaagatgaaaatggCCATGCTGATAAAACTAACAatagtaacaataacaatcaCAGTGTTACGGATGATATTGGCGACGTATCGATGAGCAGCATCACAAAGGCGGGCGAAGGAGTTCACGAAGAATTATACGAAAATAGAACGATATCATTAACGAATGAAGATATATATGATTCGTTATCTATATTTCCGAATTTGGTAGAACCTTCAGGTTCGTACTATGCATTAACTAATTTAGGGTTGGTTAATGACAATGAACTAGTAGATATGAAAAGCAGTATTGACGATTTGCCAGATTTCTTGGATGAAAAGCCGACTTTCACTCCGTTAGacgaaaaaaatgttgGTACCAGGCATGAATTAAATTGGCTTATCAAAGGGATTTTAACAGAAGATTGA
- the CLN2 gene encoding cyclin CLN2 (similar to Saccharomyces cerevisiae CLN1 (YMR199W) and CLN2 (YPL256C); ancestral locus Anc_6.293), with translation MASAESKPRMGLIIDTKPDYYPIELSNAELLSHFEMLQEYHQEISTNVIAQSCKFKPNPKLIDQQPEMNPIDTRSNIITFLFELSVVTRVTNGIFFHAVRLYDRYCSKRIVLRDQAKLVVATCLWLAAKTWGGCNHIINNVVIPTGGRFYGPNPRARIPRLSELVHYCGDGQVFDESMFLQMERHILDTLNWHIYEPMINDYVLNVDENCLMQYELYENQVTYNKQWSEKRQSQLSQDSDATVDERPYQNEEEEEEEDLKSKIKLINIKKFLIDASAWQYDLLKYELFEVSHGIFSLINQFTNQDHGPFLMTPMTPENKNAEILSALMNGIVSIPKSLVEVYKTVSGVLPFINQVKEYQLDLQRKIQIASNLKLSRKLTISTPSCSFEHSSTTSIPSPTYSSQSHTPMRNMSSLSDNSVFSRNMEQSSPITPNMYQFSQHQSGSVCGSTVSVNSLMNTKNNQRIYEKIGGHKSNNAINDYIDLLNISESNKENQNPATAHYLNGGPPKTNFINQGIFPSPTGTINSGNSSSASSLISFGIGNTQIV, from the coding sequence ATGGCTAGTGCTGAGTCAAAACCCCGTATGGGTCTCATCATTGATACGAAACCTGACTACTATCCAATCGAGCTATCTAACGCAGAACTGCTTTCTCATTTTGAGATGTTGCAAGAGTACCACCAAGAAATTTCCACAAATGTTATTGCTCAGTCCTGTAAGTTTAAACCCAATCCAAAACTTATAGACCAACAGCCTGAAATGAACCCCATCGACACAAGATCCAACATCATCACTTTTTTATTCGAGCTATCTGTGGTAACTCGAGTTACGAAtggcatttttttccatgcTGTTAGATTATACGATCGGTACTGCTCTAAAAGAATTGTGTTACGGGACCAAGCCAAATTGGTTGTGGCAACTTGTCTCTGGTTGGCTGCCAAAACGTGGGGCGGTTGTAACCACATCATCAATAATGTGGTCATCCCCACTGGTGGGAGATTTTATGGCCCTAACCCAAGAGCCCGTATACCTCGTCTCTCTGAATTGGTTCATTACTGTGGCGATGGACAGGTCTTCGATGAATCAATGTTTCTACAAATGGAAAGGCATATTTTAGATACTTTGAATTGGCATATTTATGAGCCAATGATCAATGATTATGTTTTAAATGTGGATGAAAATTGTTTGATGCAATACGAACTTTATGAGAACCAAGTGACTTATAACAAACAATGGTCTGAGAAACGCCAATCCCAGTTATCACAAGATAGTGATGCCACCGTAGATGAAAGGCCTTACCAAAacgaagaggaagaggaagaggaagactTGAAGTCGAAGATCAAATTGAttaacataaaaaaatttttaatcGATGCCTCCGCTTGGCAGTACGATTTGCTCAAGtatgaactttttgaagtttCGCATGGTATATTCTCACTCATCAACCAATTCACTAATCAAGACCACGGCCCCTTTTTAATGACTCCAATGACAccagaaaacaaaaacgcTGAAATTTTGAGTGCTTTGATGAACGGCATCGTTTCcattcctaaatccctcGTGGAAGTGTACAAAACAGTTAGCGGTGTTCTGCCTTTCATTAATCAAGTGAAGGAATATCAATTGGAtctacaaagaaaaatacaaattgCATCCAACTTGAAACTATCAAGGAAGCTTACTATATCAACCCCATCATGTTCTTTTGAACATTCAAGCACGACGTCGATTCCTTCACCTACCTATTCATCTCAAAGCCACACACCAATGAGAAACATGAGCTCACTTTCAGATAACAGTGTTTTCAGCCGGAATATGGAGCAATCATCTCCAATTACACCAAATATGTACCAATTTAGTCAACATCAGTCAGGAAGCGTATGTGGTAGTACCGTCAGCGTAAACAGCTTgatgaatacaaaaaacaatcaaagaatttatgaaaaaattgggGGTCATAAAAGTAACAATGCAATCAATGATTATATTGATTTATTGAACATCAGTGAGTCTAATAAGGAAAACCAAAACCCTGCA
- the GYP5 gene encoding GTPase-activating protein GYP5 (similar to Saccharomyces cerevisiae GYL1 (YMR192W) and GYP5 (YPL249C); ancestral locus Anc_6.281), protein MSSDNLTEINTSLAASETDEGEDDLYKLASKEEEIKTMTPNQNEDETTNRISHVINMVSAEPQNGTACDASTSHFGENEKSQFENTSSIGKSQQEIAMTSTEPIHSEGKSNDQKLDLNNGDNKAFSNFPKEGSTGHSLGTEGTLTVEQKAGEQTQETEEFESGIDLNEPLDIEQEMENNIRDSNGSNNKIKRDTIGDTEEIHPDEEIDKKNDVNSTLDNNRLTENISKNEFSESSDKETGTIITINENFISIDGESSLTNTSQSDSQSHIIDEPVTEPALPKTSEDKGARKVPPVPAQISNGTNDIPSEKKLSIISTSTSPPLPPRHTVERSTSPKLPPRGRQREETSKTKNAVPPSLEEEMKSEKFRKNLEETKKSSHHHVPLIDSKTAQLNSTAEINLIASRYRKTSHHLNREGEETRESLQEGQSFLKSTYTSFLENLPEYNEVEDVNEEEREMFKIDWSFWTQVVNDFATVASNEPEKLEAHVTDGIPPQIRGIIWQLMANSKSREMEDIYETLLDTECLHEATIRRDLRRTKFVAEDKMESLFKIIKVYSVYDPDVGYTQGMGFIAAPLLINCDNEAETFGLMVGLMKNYGLRELFLPGMPGLMLMLYQFDRLLEEHSPTLYNRLIREGISSTMYATQWFLTFFAYKFPLEFVLRIFDIVFVEGIEVLLKFAVNLMLKNEETLVKLRFDELLEFLKDELFNYYLMKSHDNTSVVQTELSGKDTSKNDEDRSLSYNVDLFVHDAMTGVYITPLTLRRYKGEYIEIHEKEQKKEDHYESLRIQNHQLQREAQKLEHDYSVLNNENISAANELIQNRLNMEMLLDEKNDLINTMTYINNQIEEEIRKQDLPNPDASLPKADLREDLERTISRNNEVMRENGQLEERITELQAEIDELIGINKEQVSTASLLEQDSKGKGRKGWSSFKKVFK, encoded by the coding sequence ATGTCTTCTGATAACCTTACAGAAATAAATACCAGTTTGGCTGCATCTGAAACTGACGAAGGTGAGGATGATTTGTATAAATTGGCTtcaaaagaggaagaaataaaaacaatgacaccaaatcaaaatgaagatgaaactaCGAATAGAATCTCGCACGTTATAAATATGGTAAGTGCAGAACCACAGAATGGAACTGCATGTGATGCCAGTACATCTCATTTCGGagagaatgaaaaatcacAATTCGAAAATACATCCTCTATCGGTAAATCTCAACAAGAAATAGCAATGACTTCGACTGAGCCCATCCATTCTGAAGGAAAATCAAATGACCAGAAATTGGATTTAAACAATGGGGATAATAAAGCGTTCTCGAATTTTCCTAAAGAAGGCTCCACTGGGCACTCTCTAGGTACTGAGGGCACTCTCACCGTTGAACAGAAAGCCGGGGAACAAACGcaagaaacagaagaatttgaatCTGGAATCGATTTGAATGAGCCATTGGATATTGAACAGGAGATGGAAAATAATATCAGGGACTCAAACGGATcgaataataaaataaaacgTGACACAATTGGGGACACCGAGGAAATTCATCCTGATGAGGAAATTGATAAGAAAAACGATGTCAACAGCACTCTAGATAACAATAGACTGactgaaaatatttcaaaaaatgagtTTAGTGAATCATCTGATAAGGAAACCGGGACCATAATAActataaatgaaaattttatctCCATAGATGGTGAATCATCGCTAACAAATACATCTCAGAGTGATAGTCAAAGTcatattattgatgaacCTGTTACAGAACCTGCTCTGCCCAAAACTTCAGAAGATAAGGGTGCCAGAAAAGTACCACCTGTACCTGCGCAAATCTCAAATGGAACGAATGATATTCCAAGCGAGAAGAAACTTTCCATAATTTCGACTTCAACATCACCACCATTGCCACCTAGGCACACCGTTGAGAGGTCTACTTCACCAAAATTGCCACCAAGGGGTAGGCAACGGGAAGAAACATCAAAGACTAAGAATGCTGTTCCACCATCTCTAGAGGAGGAAATGAAATCAGAAAAATTCCGCAAAAATTTAGAagagacaaaaaaaagtagtCACCATCATGTTCCTCTCATTGATTCCAAGACTGCACAATTAAACTCCACTGCAGAAATTAACCTAATCGCTAGTCGTTACCGTAAGACCAGCCATCATTTGAATAGAGAAGGAGAAGAGACAAGAGAGTCACTACAGGAGGGCCAAAGCTTTTTAAAGTCTACTTATACGTCATTTTTAGAGAACTTGCCCGAGTATAACGAAGTGGAGGATgttaatgaagaagaaagggAAATGTTCAAAATTGATTGGTCTTTCTGGACTCAAGTAGTGAATGATTTTGCTACAGTGGCGAGTAATGAACCAGAGAAGTTAGAAGCGCATGTTACTGATGGGATACCACCTCAAATTCGTGGTATCATATGGCAACTGATGGCAAATTCCAAATCAAGGGAAATGGAAGATATATACGAAACTCTACTGGATACCGAGTGCCTCCATGAGGCAACTATACGTAGAGATCTAAGGAGAACGAAGTTCGTAGCTGAGGataaaatggaatccctattcaaaatcataaaGGTGTATTCTGTTTACGATCCAGATGTTGGGTACACGCAAGGAATGGGGTTCATTGCAGCACCTTTATTGATAAACTGTGATaatgaagctgaaacgtTTGGATTAATGGTTGgattgatgaagaattatGGACTAAGGGAACTTTTCTTACCGGGGATGCCCGGACTGATGTTAATGCTATATCAATTTGATAGATTGCTAGAAGAACATTCGCCCACTCTATACAATCGTTTGATCCGTGAAGGAATCAGTTCAACAATGTACGCTACACAATGGTTCCTAACTTTTTTTGCATACAAATTTCCACTAGAGTTTGTATTAAGAATTTTTGACATTGTGTTTGTGGAAGGTATTGAAgtacttttgaagtttgcTGTAAACTTAATGTTAAAGAACGAAGAAACCTTAGTAAAATTAAGATTTGACGAACTATTGGAATTCTTAAAGGATGAGCTCTTcaattattatttgatgaaaagtCATGACAATACCTCTGTAGTTCAAACGGAATTATCAGGAAAAGACACATCCAAAAACGATGAGGATAGGTCTTTATCATATAATGTCGATCTTTTCGTTCATGATGCGATGACAGGCGTATATATTACACCATTAACTTTAAGAAGATACAAGGGCGAATATATAGAAATCCATGAAAAGGAGcagaaaaaggaagatCACTACGAATCACTAAGAATCCAAAACCATCAACTACAAAGAGAGGCACAGAAGCTAGAACATGACTACTCAGTTTTGAACAACGAGAACATCAGTGCAGCTAACGAGCTGATTCAGAATAGGTTAAATATGGAGATGTTGCTAGATGAGAAGAACGACTTGATAAACACAATGACTTACATCAATAaccaaattgaagaagagattCGCAAACAGGATTTACCCAACCCGGATGCATCATTACCAAAGGCAGATTTGAGGGAAGACCTGGAAAGGACTATTTCCAGGAACAATGAGGTAATGAGGGAGAACGGTCAATTAGAGGAAAGAATAACAGAACTGCAAGCGGAAATAGATGAGCTGATCGGTATCAACAAGGAACAGGTGTCCACTGCATCGTTGCTAGAACAAGATTCAAAGGGCAAGGGAAGAAAAGGTTGGTCCAGTTTcaagaaagtttttaaaTAG
- the VIK1 gene encoding Vik1p (similar to Saccharomyces cerevisiae CIK1 (YMR198W) and VIK1 (YPL253C); ancestral locus Anc_6.289), which yields MAIHQNEDTHSSNKKILYNTNNISSSKSRSLMDITNTTNTMNGSRPSSMKNSFPLPSTKESFSTLSRSGSLNINMNKIKDLKERQDRIRSQRHSLRTQLIECEREIKSIKFRDLSKSKFELYKKNAKQSKYFKQVKELTQILNSKDGERDNLIKKNKSALVTLQTELDHNLTLKRKEFQESYNNKHILWENELKVMENFEPDHEITKEISQLKELLQGLNENWENLQKQNLERQVNHESQLKIEFAAFKEVKLKSIENLTCKHHELLTQITNLLSESEKLHKEIMHIDTQTEYSEQQISEMSENVKQLELANNPLANKSLQYALDLENLQKRIENLKEIASQQEKIYNGTYNTVERELLRSRKLENSIIEQKGTMRCYAYVMEQNLPENLLFDYENGVITQSLSDHVYKFNRVISYLKVSEDRFFTQEYRVYHDMCLDQKKNFNLISLSTTPYGSLRESLIKFLTEKDTVYQKQYVITLQFVFLSDDEFSQDMLLDYSHHDKDSIKLKFEKNSISLDSKLVIIENGIEDLPVNFSCDKHPDLPHSGMSIIKVQFFPRDSKNDGNDEPVPVDFYFIELNNLKSIEQFDKSIFKKEPCETPIALVFKKLISDTKSFFLLNLNDSKNVSKLLTISEEVQTQLCKKKKKPT from the coding sequence ATGGCAATACATCAAAACGAAGACACGCATTCctcaaacaagaaaatcttATACAATACCAATAATATATCCTCATCAAAATCTCGAAGTCTGATGGATATCACAAACACAACAAATACTATGAATGGCTCTAGGCCTTCCTCcatgaaaaattcatttccTCTTCCGTCCACAAAAGAATCTTTCTCAACTCTTTCTCGATCAGGTTCTTTGAACATTAACATGaacaaaattaaagatTTAAAAGAACGACAGGACAGAATAAGATCTCAAAGACATTCACTCAGGACTCAATTGATCGAGTGcgaaagagaaattaaaTCCATCAAGTTTCGAGATCTAAGTAAGTCCAAATTTGAACTTTATAAGAAAAATGCCAAACAATCGAAATATTTCAAGCAAGTTAAAGAATTGACGCAGATCCTTAATTCCAAGGACGGTGAACGAGATAATTTAATTAAGAAGAACAAATCTGCCTTGGTGACTTTACAAACTGAACTGGATCATAACTtaactttgaaaagaaaggaattTCAGGAATCATACAATAATAAACATATTCTTTGGGAGAATGAATTAAAAGTAatggaaaattttgaacCTGACCACGAAATCACCAAGGAAATATCTCAATTGAAAGAACTACTGCAAGGGCTCAATGAAAATTGGGAGAATTTACAGAAGCAGAACTTGGAAAGACAAGTAAACCACGAATCACAATTGAAGATAGAGTTTGCTGCATTCAAAGAAGTTAAATTGAAATCCATCGAAAATTTGACATGTAAACATCATGAATTGCTTACTCAGATAACCAATTTACTATCggaaagtgaaaaattacaCAAGGAGATAATGCATATAGATACACAAACGGAATATTCAGAACAACAGATCTCAGAAATGAGTGAAAATGTCAAACAGTTGGAATTAGCAAACAACCCACTAGCAAATAAATCTTTACAATATGCTTtagatttggaaaatttacaaaaacgaatagaaaatttgaaggAGATCGCTTCTCAGCaggaaaaaatttataATGGTACTTATAATACTGTAGAAAGAGAATTACTAAGAAGTAGAAAACTAGAAAACTCCattattgaacaaaaaggGACGATGCGTTGTTATGCCTACGTCATGGAACAAAACCTACCTGAGAATCTTTTATTTGACTATGAGAATGGTGTGATCACTCAAAGCCTGAGTGATCATGTTTACAAATTCAATAGAGTAATATCGTATTTAAAAGTTTCCGAAGATAGATTTTTCACTCAAGAGTACAGAGTCTACCACGATATGTGTCTggatcaaaaaaaaaacttcaacCTAATATCTCTAAGTACAACTCCATATGGTTCATTAAGAGAGtctttaataaaatttttgacagaaaaagatacagtgtatcaaaaacaatatgTTATTACCTTACAGTTTGTCTTTTTATcagatgatgaattttCCCAAGACATGCTATTGGATTACTCCCATCATGACAAAGACAGcataaaattgaaatttgaaaaaaattcaatttctttggATTCTAAACTTGTCATTATAGAAAATGGAATTGAAGATTTGCCCGTGAACTTTAGTTGTGATAAACACCCAGATTTACCTCATTCTGGAATGAGTATAATCAAGGTACAATTTTTTCCCCgagattcaaaaaatgatggTAATGATGAGCCTGTACCGGTTGACTTCTACTTTATCGAattgaacaatttgaaaTCCATTGAACAGTTTGATAAAAGTATTTTTAAGAAAGAACCATGTGAAACCCCTATTGCACTTGTTTTCAAGAAACTAATATCTGATACTAAatcctttttcttgttgaacTTGAATGACTCAAAAAATGTTAGTAAATTGTTAACAATCTCAGAAGAAGTTCAAACGCAActttgcaagaaaaagaaaaagccCACTTAA